Proteins co-encoded in one Bacillota bacterium genomic window:
- a CDS encoding proton-conducting transporter membrane subunit, which produces MALTGSDYILVLPLAVLGAGGLWSFLFGRCFPRATPWVITLAAMAPVVTAWRIYGDVMEGNPLYVRFTQILPPVGLSLYADGLGLFMFILVGFAGLLITLYSFGYESEDPKKYRFYAFLLFAMLGLAGVAIAGDLFTFFLFFEIMSLSIMGVVAQAETPDAYDASMKFLFLTVIASISLFLAVVITYHLKGSVDLVPNGAPMPQSSLAFLAFLGFLIAFGVKAGMVPLHIWLPDAHANAPSPGSALLSGLTVKTGAYGLIRVVYSVFGVVFMEETGWNRIILDMSVVTILVGSAAAIAQVGIKRRLAYSTVTQLGYVLMGVGLLSPVALVGAIYHIFTHCFMKGCLFMCAGSMIHTAKKRRIPDLAGIGLEMPVTMTGFTIAALTMVGVPPLNAFVSKWQLSLGALDKGAPLLVAVLLVSSIMNAAYYFPIVISAFFGKPGSRFVWKDSPWIMLVPLLILAVGCIVFTLAPVNWPLVLAERAARCVMGPGGFTP; this is translated from the coding sequence ATGGCGCCCGTAGTAACGGCCTGGAGGATATATGGGGATGTCATGGAGGGAAACCCCCTCTACGTGCGTTTCACCCAGATCCTGCCCCCAGTGGGGCTGAGCCTCTACGCCGACGGCCTCGGCCTGTTCATGTTCATACTGGTGGGATTCGCCGGGCTCCTGATTACCCTTTATTCCTTCGGCTACGAGTCCGAGGACCCCAAGAAGTACCGGTTCTACGCCTTCCTGCTCTTCGCCATGCTGGGCCTGGCCGGCGTCGCCATCGCGGGGGACCTCTTTACCTTCTTCCTCTTTTTCGAGATCATGTCCTTGTCCATCATGGGGGTGGTGGCCCAGGCCGAGACCCCAGATGCCTACGACGCCTCCATGAAGTTCCTGTTCCTCACGGTCATAGCCAGCATCTCGCTGTTCCTGGCGGTGGTCATTACCTACCACCTCAAGGGCTCAGTGGACCTGGTGCCCAACGGGGCCCCCATGCCCCAGAGTTCCCTGGCCTTCCTGGCCTTCCTGGGATTTCTCATTGCCTTCGGGGTGAAGGCAGGCATGGTGCCCCTGCACATCTGGCTTCCCGATGCCCACGCCAACGCGCCCTCCCCTGGCAGCGCCCTGCTCTCAGGCCTCACGGTGAAGACCGGGGCCTACGGCCTTATCCGGGTGGTCTACAGCGTCTTCGGCGTGGTCTTCATGGAAGAGACTGGCTGGAACCGGATCATCCTGGACATGTCCGTCGTGACAATCCTGGTGGGCTCCGCCGCCGCGATCGCCCAGGTGGGCATAAAGAGGCGGCTCGCATACTCCACCGTGACCCAGCTGGGCTATGTCCTCATGGGGGTCGGCCTGCTGTCCCCCGTAGCGCTGGTGGGCGCCATCTACCACATATTCACTCATTGCTTTATGAAGGGCTGCCTCTTCATGTGCGCCGGGTCCATGATCCACACGGCAAAGAAACGCCGGATTCCAGACCTGGCTGGCATAGGACTGGAAATGCCTGTGACCATGACCGGGTTCACCATCGCAGCCCTCACAATGGTGGGAGTGCCACCACTGAATGCCTTTGTGAGCAAGTGGCAGTTGAGCCTGGGGGCCCTGGACAAGGGAGCGCCCCTTTTGGTGGCGGTGCTCCTGGTGAGCAGCATCATGAACGCTGCCTACTACTTCCCCATCGTGATCTCGGCCTTCTTCGGGAAACCAGGGTCCCGGTTCGTGTGGAAGGATTCGCCCTGGATTATGCTGGTACCCTTGCTCATTCTTGCGGTAGGGTGCATCGTGTTCACGCTGGCCCCCGTGAACTGGCCCCTTGTACTGGCGGAAAGGGCCGCCAGGTGTGTGATGGGACCCGGAGGGTTCACGCCCTGA